In Necator americanus strain Aroian chromosome IV, whole genome shotgun sequence, the following proteins share a genomic window:
- a CDS encoding hypothetical protein (NECATOR_CHRIV.G14200.T1), with protein MSRIPQLFRFSTFGCSSLLATNPKKQALPITTLRHHGDFEYKDPKSEDEVVNITYVLRDGTKKKTRAKVGDNVMYLAHRYNVELEGACEASCACSTCHVYVDEAYFDKLDEPKEEEDDMLDQAPALRPNSRLGCQIILRKDLDGITVTLPPITRNFYVDGHVPQPH; from the exons ATGTCTCGGATTCCGCAACTGTTTAGATTTTCCACATTTGGATGTTCCAGCTTACTAGCTACTAATCCGAAAAAGCAAGCACTACCAATAACGACATTAAGGCATCATGGAGACTTCGAGTATAAg GATCCTAAATCTGAAGACGAGGTTGTGAACATAACGTATGTCCTCCGTGATGGGACGAAAAAGAAGACTAGAGCAAAAGTGGGTGACAACGTGATGTATCTTGCTCACAG GTATAATGTCGAACTAGAAGGTGCTTGTGAAGCATCATGTGCGTGTTCTACGTGCCACGTTTATGTCGACGAAGCATATTTCGATAAGTTAGACGAAccgaaggaggaggaggacgaTATGCTCGATCAG GCTCCAGCATTACGTCCAAATTCTCGCCTAGGATGTCAGATTATATTGCGAAAGGATCTCGATGGGATTACCGTAACTCTTCCACCTATTACGCGTAACTTCTACGTGGACGGGCATGTTCCTCAGCCTCACTAA
- a CDS encoding hypothetical protein (NECATOR_CHRIV.G14201.T1), translated as MANQNPRLRGRQNAPQRVYRSSQIRYAPGAGGDTEISCCVKYSVFGFNVMFFLIGFALLLIGVWAQIEKNNIYSHLNKASKLYLDPTWLLLVVGLVTFVIGFSGCVGSLRENTSFLTFYSSLLGLLLIAEFAGAVFAYACRDQLDTYIRNLLNDVVVGYRDDPDLQVLIDTMQESWHCCGINGADDWDRNTYFSIAAREVASPEAGGVPFSCCLNSSQMAFKNFYCGHGVRLKEHAQNSLSTIYTDGCLPKLQLWLNNNVFLVGIVLIIVAVIQILGICFAQNLKSDIFAQRAKWYYTH; from the exons ATGGCAAATCAGAATCCACGCCTTCGCGGTAGGCAGAATGCTCCACAACGGGTTTATAGGAGCTCT CAGATAAGATATGCGCCTGGTGCGGGCGGTGACACGGAAATCAGTTGTTGTGTGAAATATTCCGTCTTTGGTTTCAATGTTATGTTCTTTCTAATTGGTTTCGCATTGCTGCTGATTGGTGTATGGGcacagatagaaaaaaataacatatatAGTCACTTGAACAAG GCTTCTAAGCTTTACCTTGATCCGACGTGGTTGCTGCTCGTTGTTGGCCTCGTTACATTTGTCATAG gattcagTGGTTGTGTCGGTTCTCTGCGTGAGAATACTTCATTTCTAACATTCTACTCGTCTCTTCTTGGCTTACTTTTGATAGCGGAGTTCGCCGGAGCTGTATTTGCATACGCTTGTCGCGACCAGCTTGATACCTACATACGCAACTTACTTAATGATGTG GTTGTTGGATATCGCGATGATCCGGATCTGCAAGTGCTCATCGATACTATGCAAGAGTCCTGGCACTGTTGCGGCATAAACGGAGCTGACGATTGGGATAGGAATACATACTTTTCGATTGCTGCTCGAGAG GTAGCATCTCCGGAAGCAGGTGGTGTGCCGTTCTCATGCTGTCTCAACAGCAGCCAAATGGCTTTCAAGAACTTCTACTGTGGTCACGGTGTACGGTTGAAG GAACATGCTCAGAATTCGCTTAGCACTATATATACGGATGGTTGTCTGCCGAAATTACAGCTTTGGTTGAACAATAATGTATTCCTTGTAGGCATTGTCCTCATAATTGTTGCAGTAATTCAG ATTCTGGGAATTTGTTTTGCCCAAAATCTGAAAAGCGACATATTTGCACAACGAGCGAAATGGTACTATACTCATTAA